In the genome of Leptospira sanjuanensis, one region contains:
- a CDS encoding LytR/AlgR family response regulator transcription factor — translation MTTGREWKTMIVEDEAPTRELLVNFCLSRPELKLCKVAKDGEEALEFLLAEPIDLAFFDINLPLLSGLEILERLEVPPYIIFITALKDKAIEAFELGAIDYLLKPFSKDRFYKAVDRAVQFLDQKVEPAPKNVFNEHGLFILEKENHFLIPYKEINYISSRDNFSLVHTDAREYVTYKSLKNLETKLPPTRFLRIYKQYIINLEKLSHLQSDNMGNYSVYLKDEEETQLPVGRKYIAKIKELL, via the coding sequence ATGACTACGGGAAGAGAATGGAAAACGATGATCGTGGAAGACGAGGCTCCCACTCGGGAACTCCTCGTTAACTTTTGTTTGTCTCGTCCCGAACTCAAGCTCTGTAAGGTTGCAAAAGACGGAGAGGAAGCTCTCGAATTTCTATTAGCCGAACCGATCGATCTCGCCTTCTTCGACATCAACCTTCCCTTGCTTTCCGGTTTGGAAATTTTGGAACGGTTGGAGGTTCCTCCGTATATCATCTTCATCACCGCGTTGAAGGACAAAGCGATCGAAGCGTTTGAGTTGGGAGCGATCGATTATCTGCTAAAACCTTTTTCGAAGGATCGCTTTTACAAAGCCGTTGACCGCGCCGTTCAGTTTCTCGATCAAAAGGTGGAACCCGCTCCCAAAAACGTATTCAACGAACACGGACTTTTCATACTCGAAAAGGAGAATCACTTTCTGATTCCGTACAAAGAGATCAATTACATCTCTTCTCGCGACAACTTCAGTCTCGTTCATACGGACGCGAGAGAATACGTCACCTATAAATCCTTGAAAAATCTTGAAACCAAACTTCCGCCGACTCGCTTTTTAAGAATCTATAAACAATACATCATCAACCTGGAAAAACTGTCGCACCTTCAGAGCGATAATATGGGAAATTATTCCGTCTACTTAAAGGACGAAGAGGAAACACAACTCCCTGTCGGCCGCAAATACATCGCAAAGATCAAGGAGCTTCTGTAA
- a CDS encoding YgaP family membrane protein produces MQINEGTIDRIIRIVLGIALIGFGYATQGVIGTVLLVAGFVPLGTGVLGWCPLYSVFGFSTCPMKK; encoded by the coding sequence ATGCAAATCAACGAAGGAACAATCGACCGCATCATTCGAATCGTTTTGGGAATCGCTCTCATCGGTTTCGGATATGCGACTCAGGGAGTGATTGGTACGGTCCTATTGGTGGCGGGTTTCGTTCCGTTAGGAACCGGTGTTTTAGGATGGTGTCCGTTATACTCCGTATTCGGATTCAGCACCTGCCCCATGAAGAAGTGA
- a CDS encoding ABC transporter ATP-binding protein, giving the protein MSPGRNHTMEKEETAAIACTSLSKRFGEPPTYAVQDAEFRLQRGEFVALTGRSGSGKSTLLYMLSGLDQPSSGKVFLNGMDLFSMPSKDAHIFRNLNIGFVFQFHYLLPELTAIENILMPTRKTEKNILKRDEARRLLSEFGLEHCKDKFPSQMSGGEQQRTAIARALIMNPIFLFADEPTGNLDTANGDKAMEILKRINQENRTTVVFVTHDPDYAALAGRRINMVDGRIHSDSLQKMSKAVVR; this is encoded by the coding sequence ATGAGTCCGGGGCGAAATCACACGATGGAAAAGGAAGAAACCGCAGCGATCGCGTGCACTTCCTTATCCAAACGATTCGGAGAGCCGCCCACATACGCGGTGCAGGACGCGGAGTTTCGTCTGCAACGCGGAGAGTTTGTCGCTTTAACGGGAAGATCCGGTTCCGGAAAATCCACCTTGTTGTATATGTTGAGCGGATTGGATCAGCCGAGTTCCGGAAAGGTGTTTCTGAACGGAATGGATCTATTTTCGATGCCGAGCAAGGACGCACATATATTTCGAAATCTGAATATAGGATTCGTATTCCAATTTCATTATCTTTTACCCGAGTTGACCGCAATCGAAAACATATTGATGCCGACGCGTAAAACCGAAAAGAATATCCTTAAACGGGACGAAGCAAGGCGACTCCTATCCGAGTTCGGTTTGGAACACTGTAAGGACAAATTTCCTTCCCAAATGTCCGGGGGCGAGCAGCAAAGAACGGCAATCGCGCGGGCTTTGATCATGAATCCGATTTTTCTGTTTGCGGACGAACCGACGGGAAATTTGGACACGGCGAACGGCGACAAAGCGATGGAAATCCTGAAACGGATCAATCAGGAGAACAGAACCACCGTCGTTTTTGTGACGCACGACCCCGATTACGCCGCCTTGGCTGGACGTAGAATTAACATGGTGGATGGAAGAATCCATTCCGATTCCCTGCAAAAGATGAGTAAGGCGGTTGTCCGTTAA
- a CDS encoding ABC transporter permease — MFFLAIRQLLKRPQQTFLTFLGILLGTAGYVVFSGMMLGFQEYITDQLVNNDAQIRISPRDEVLKKESFEGIFYPDSTVRWINPPSGKTDSTQLTNVKGWFLKLDQDERVEAYAPQLNRQLIFKFGKQTLPGKLQGIDPARQTRVTTIGKYVEKGNLRDLDRGGDMIFAGSGLLEKLGAETGDTLQVVTTNGKLSNVKVGGVFRVGNRMIDDTTVYASLRTVQRITQSNGVISEIAVRLIDVSKAAEVATEWSFFTKDKVQSWDQTYESVLSVFKTQNIVRNTTTFTIILVVAFGIYNVLNMVVNHKKREIAILRSVGFDEGDTIRLFIIQGLLLGLLGAACGLIVGAIACYALDGYPIGGKTTKGQMMVNVMKISWDYTIYVKAFSLSVITSGIAAYIPAKSASKLSPVEIIRGSA, encoded by the coding sequence ATGTTTTTTCTCGCGATTCGGCAGTTATTAAAGAGACCTCAGCAGACTTTTCTGACTTTTTTGGGGATTCTCTTGGGAACCGCCGGGTATGTCGTTTTTTCCGGGATGATGTTGGGCTTTCAGGAATATATCACGGATCAACTCGTGAACAACGACGCGCAAATCCGCATCTCGCCCAGGGACGAAGTTTTAAAGAAGGAAAGTTTCGAAGGCATTTTTTATCCCGATTCCACGGTACGATGGATCAATCCTCCTTCGGGAAAAACGGACTCTACTCAGCTAACAAACGTTAAAGGCTGGTTTTTGAAATTGGATCAGGACGAACGCGTGGAAGCGTATGCCCCGCAGCTCAATAGACAACTGATCTTCAAATTCGGAAAACAGACTTTGCCCGGAAAATTGCAAGGGATCGATCCCGCTCGTCAAACCAGAGTGACGACCATCGGTAAATATGTGGAGAAAGGAAATCTCCGGGATTTGGATCGGGGAGGCGATATGATTTTTGCCGGATCCGGATTGTTGGAGAAACTCGGCGCCGAAACCGGCGATACTCTTCAAGTGGTTACCACGAACGGCAAATTATCGAACGTCAAAGTCGGCGGAGTCTTTCGAGTCGGGAATCGAATGATCGATGATACGACCGTCTATGCCTCTCTGCGGACGGTTCAGAGGATTACGCAGTCTAACGGAGTCATTTCGGAAATAGCCGTTCGATTGATCGACGTTTCGAAAGCGGCCGAAGTCGCAACGGAGTGGTCTTTTTTTACCAAGGACAAGGTTCAAAGCTGGGATCAGACGTACGAAAGCGTTTTGTCCGTGTTCAAAACGCAGAATATCGTAAGGAATACTACGACGTTTACGATCATACTCGTTGTCGCTTTCGGAATATACAATGTTTTGAATATGGTTGTGAATCATAAAAAAAGGGAAATCGCGATTCTTCGATCCGTGGGTTTTGACGAAGGGGACACGATCCGACTCTTTATCATACAAGGGCTTTTGTTGGGTCTGCTCGGAGCGGCTTGCGGTCTGATTGTGGGAGCGATCGCGTGTTACGCTTTGGACGGTTATCCGATCGGCGGTAAAACGACCAAGGGACAAATGATGGTCAACGTGATGAAGATTTCTTGGGATTATACGATCTACGTTAAGGCCTTCAGCTTATCCGTAATCACGAGCGGAATCGCGGCTTATATTCCCGCTAAGTCCGCTTCGAAACTTTCTCCCGTCGAAATCATACGGGGTAGCGCATGA
- a CDS encoding dienelactone hydrolase, which produces MMRERKDHSKTIAIRVNRIGLKGELRLPLHSKLLVITVLGEKEGRHLERFDALCRTLYANGIGTFFLSGLLTEDEKKISANLFDESLLADRLVEVTKKLEALSETKGLKFAYLGFSNIAERIFRAASTLKGKIESLILIGDGLLPLNIVFSDVSILNIIGALDFKTIQSNQIFLNRIETPLKKLYLIPGSPSHFEDPQKWRLVSDTVLKWFSHPERRTLEFAE; this is translated from the coding sequence ATGATGAGGGAAAGAAAAGATCATAGCAAAACCATCGCCATTCGAGTGAATCGGATCGGCTTAAAGGGTGAACTGCGTCTTCCTCTTCATTCCAAATTGCTCGTGATTACGGTTTTGGGAGAGAAGGAAGGCAGACATCTGGAACGGTTCGACGCTCTTTGTAGGACTTTGTATGCGAACGGGATCGGTACTTTTTTTCTATCCGGGCTTTTGACCGAGGATGAAAAAAAAATCTCCGCAAATCTTTTCGACGAGTCCCTGCTCGCGGATCGTTTGGTCGAAGTAACGAAAAAATTAGAAGCGCTTTCCGAAACAAAAGGACTTAAGTTCGCGTATCTCGGTTTTTCCAATATCGCCGAAAGAATCTTTCGTGCCGCTTCCACATTGAAGGGAAAAATCGAAAGTCTGATCTTAATCGGAGACGGATTACTGCCTTTGAACATCGTGTTTAGCGACGTTTCGATTCTGAACATCATCGGCGCCCTCGATTTTAAAACGATCCAATCCAATCAAATCTTTCTGAATCGAATCGAGACTCCGTTGAAAAAATTGTATTTGATACCCGGTTCTCCGAGTCATTTTGAAGATCCGCAAAAATGGAGATTGGTGTCGGATACGGTTTTGAAATGGTTCTCTCACCCGGAACGAAGAACGCTGGAGTTCGCCGAATAA
- a CDS encoding Crp/Fnr family transcriptional regulator translates to MSALKKTFTPFPENDVTSEKGSLRLVNPSSFNQDKKIKTFEKGEVLFREGESSKGFYIILKGAVRAYRASKNQDKQQTFKIHCVGSWVGLRDSIGGGKYLHNATALEDTEVQFISESEFRLLLQADPGFRDLVFDRIANESREAENKIYSMGTRQVHAQVAEYLLESMNEQGQEIELPFTREVMASIIGVKTETLVRTLSDLKCRGWIEIDKKKIIVQDKEHLARLLD, encoded by the coding sequence ATGAGTGCACTCAAAAAAACCTTCACACCGTTTCCAGAAAACGACGTAACCTCCGAAAAAGGTTCCTTGCGATTGGTGAATCCTTCGAGTTTCAATCAAGATAAGAAGATCAAGACTTTCGAGAAAGGAGAGGTTCTATTTCGAGAAGGCGAATCGTCCAAAGGATTCTATATCATTCTGAAAGGAGCGGTTCGCGCTTATCGCGCTTCCAAAAACCAGGATAAACAACAGACATTCAAAATCCATTGTGTAGGAAGCTGGGTCGGATTGAGGGATTCGATCGGAGGAGGAAAGTATCTTCACAATGCGACCGCGTTGGAGGATACGGAAGTGCAATTCATATCCGAATCGGAATTCAGACTTCTTTTGCAGGCGGATCCCGGATTTCGGGACTTGGTTTTCGATCGAATCGCGAACGAAAGCAGGGAAGCCGAAAATAAGATCTATTCGATGGGAACCCGTCAAGTGCACGCTCAGGTCGCCGAATATCTTTTAGAGAGCATGAACGAACAGGGACAGGAAATCGAATTGCCTTTTACGCGAGAGGTTATGGCTTCGATCATCGGTGTGAAAACGGAAACTCTCGTTCGGACCCTTTCCGATTTAAAATGCAGGGGTTGGATCGAGATTGATAAGAAAAAAATCATAGTTCAAGACAAAGAGCATCTCGCCCGATTGCTGGATTGA
- a CDS encoding efflux RND transporter periplasmic adaptor subunit — MNLIRAYFKIVIGSRWGRVALLGVSSIIIISVIYIILNNKRSEFTPKVGPIVELVYSLGTVKSERVYHLKMGVTSSVRKLYVEEGQVVKAGQLILITDSGVSFTAPFSGTVTSLLFQEGEIVMPGTPVLTMMDLNKTYVLLSLDQDSMLRIRTGQKAELSFENLRGNKMLGKVSRVYPSDGQFFVRVDVDSMPEGILPEMTADVALEVARKENAVLIPIRAVEKGRIRVRRNGKTFWVQANVGAVDGEWCEVLEDSVLPTDTVFLNGEK, encoded by the coding sequence ATGAATCTAATTCGAGCTTATTTTAAAATCGTAATCGGATCCCGCTGGGGACGCGTCGCACTCTTAGGAGTTTCTTCGATTATTATAATATCCGTAATTTATATAATCCTAAATAACAAACGATCCGAGTTCACTCCCAAGGTCGGACCGATCGTAGAACTGGTTTATTCGCTGGGAACGGTAAAGTCGGAACGGGTCTATCATCTCAAAATGGGCGTGACCTCCTCCGTTCGTAAGCTGTATGTGGAGGAGGGTCAGGTCGTAAAGGCCGGTCAATTGATTCTTATAACGGATTCCGGAGTTTCCTTTACCGCGCCTTTTTCCGGAACAGTCACTTCTCTCTTATTTCAGGAAGGCGAAATCGTCATGCCGGGAACGCCGGTTCTCACCATGATGGATTTGAACAAAACATACGTCCTTCTTTCCCTGGATCAGGATTCGATGTTGCGGATTCGCACAGGACAAAAAGCGGAACTAAGCTTCGAGAATTTACGGGGAAATAAGATGCTCGGAAAGGTCAGCCGTGTTTATCCTTCCGACGGTCAATTTTTTGTCCGCGTCGACGTGGATTCCATGCCAGAAGGAATTTTACCGGAGATGACGGCGGATGTTGCGCTGGAAGTTGCACGCAAAGAAAACGCCGTCTTGATCCCCATCAGAGCCGTTGAAAAAGGCAGAATCCGCGTTAGACGAAACGGGAAGACGTTCTGGGTGCAGGCGAACGTCGGCGCGGTCGACGGAGAGTGGTGCGAGGTCTTGGAAGATTCGGTGTTACCGACCGATACGGTCTTTTTAAACGGAGAAAAGTAA